A stretch of the Sulfolobus acidocaldarius SUSAZ genome encodes the following:
- a CDS encoding succinate-semialdehyde dehydrogenase, whose protein sequence is MLAGVLHNYKEPIIVEEVEIEEPKENEVMIEVKATGMCHSDVNVFLGSTPVPTPVIAGHEIAGRVVKVGHNVSRVKEGDRVISTFIQPCGKCKNCISGIENLCETFASVRLKGTMFDGTTRVKYKDGRSIRTFLGGGFAEYSIVHENALTKIEDNNVNIEELAVLGCSGITAYGAISSANIRPGDSVAVIGVGGVGLSVIQMLRAVGAGRIIALGTKKWKLEKALELGATDFINTKESEPVKTLKEMTNGGPDIVIEAGGTQETIQMALEGVRIGGKVVLIGLPPTSALIPVRVSMIVRNGITIIGNYGSKPRVDMPKLIELVRTKRYDPQKLITGKFKLEEINEAVKLLEEGLAIRSLIIPH, encoded by the coding sequence ATGCTAGCAGGAGTGCTTCATAACTATAAGGAACCTATAATTGTGGAGGAAGTGGAGATAGAGGAGCCTAAGGAAAATGAGGTAATGATTGAGGTTAAGGCTACTGGAATGTGTCACTCTGATGTAAATGTTTTTTTAGGGTCAACACCAGTCCCTACACCTGTAATTGCAGGACATGAGATAGCCGGCAGAGTAGTGAAAGTGGGACACAATGTAAGCAGAGTAAAAGAGGGTGATAGGGTTATATCAACTTTCATTCAACCTTGTGGAAAGTGTAAGAATTGTATATCTGGTATTGAAAATCTTTGTGAAACTTTTGCATCAGTTAGACTGAAAGGTACAATGTTTGACGGTACAACTAGAGTTAAATATAAGGACGGAAGATCTATAAGGACATTTTTAGGTGGAGGATTCGCAGAGTATTCTATAGTACATGAAAATGCATTGACTAAGATAGAGGACAACAACGTAAATATAGAGGAACTGGCTGTGTTAGGATGTTCTGGTATAACTGCTTATGGTGCAATTAGCTCTGCCAACATAAGACCTGGGGATAGTGTAGCTGTAATAGGAGTTGGTGGTGTTGGGCTTTCAGTTATACAAATGCTGAGAGCAGTGGGGGCAGGGAGAATAATTGCTCTAGGAACAAAGAAGTGGAAATTGGAAAAAGCTCTGGAGCTTGGAGCAACAGATTTCATAAACACCAAGGAATCTGAGCCAGTAAAAACCCTGAAGGAAATGACCAATGGTGGTCCAGATATAGTAATTGAGGCTGGGGGAACCCAAGAGACCATACAAATGGCTTTAGAAGGGGTTAGAATCGGTGGGAAAGTGGTTTTGATAGGCTTACCACCTACATCAGCATTAATTCCCGTAAGAGTCTCAATGATAGTGCGAAATGGAATCACTATAATAGGTAATTATGGCAGTAAACCTAGGGTTGATATGCCGAAACTAATAGAGTTAGTTAGGACAAAGAGATATGACCCACAGAAACTCATTACAGGAAAATTCAAGTTAGAGGAGATCAATGAGGCTGTAAAATTGTTAGAAGAGGGGCTTGCAATAAGGAGTTTAATTATTCCTCACTAG